In Vibrio crassostreae, the following are encoded in one genomic region:
- a CDS encoding IS110 family RNA-guided transposase — protein MAVTTLGIDLAKLSFALHGIDQQGSVLIKKNVRRANLAKVISKLEPCLIGMEACSGAHYWARLFIKMGHSVKLMPPQFVKPYVKSNKNDAADAEAICEALTRPNMRFVPIKTVEQQSILSVHKARERLVSMRTGQVNQLRGLLGEFGIVIPKGSSALNKQIPLILEDAENGLTVTVRSLVSQLKELVNELDIQVKELNKQIDSWHQLNEDSQRIAQIPGIGPITATALVASTGDPKSFNNGRQVSAWIGLVPKQFSTGGKQVLLGISKRGDGYLRRLLVHGARAVLGHLKQNSETYTHRWLAELLKRKHKNVAIVALANRNARIAWALLSKQQEYNPSLLSA, from the coding sequence ATGGCAGTAACAACTTTAGGCATCGATTTGGCAAAATTATCTTTTGCTTTACATGGCATAGATCAACAAGGCTCTGTGTTGATAAAAAAGAATGTTAGAAGAGCGAACTTAGCTAAGGTGATATCAAAGCTCGAACCATGTTTAATTGGAATGGAAGCTTGTTCAGGAGCACACTATTGGGCTCGATTATTTATCAAAATGGGTCACAGCGTTAAATTGATGCCTCCTCAATTTGTAAAGCCTTACGTTAAATCTAATAAGAACGATGCGGCTGATGCTGAAGCTATTTGTGAGGCGCTTACTCGACCTAATATGCGCTTTGTACCAATAAAAACAGTAGAGCAGCAATCTATTCTATCGGTACATAAAGCTCGTGAACGATTAGTTTCTATGAGAACGGGACAGGTTAATCAACTTAGGGGATTACTCGGTGAATTTGGTATCGTCATCCCTAAAGGATCTTCAGCGTTGAATAAGCAAATTCCTCTGATTTTAGAGGATGCAGAGAATGGACTGACAGTGACTGTCCGCAGTCTGGTGTCGCAGTTGAAAGAGCTAGTCAACGAACTAGATATACAAGTCAAAGAGCTAAATAAACAAATTGATTCTTGGCATCAACTTAATGAAGATTCGCAGCGAATTGCTCAAATCCCAGGAATAGGGCCAATAACGGCAACAGCATTGGTAGCTAGCACCGGTGACCCAAAATCGTTCAATAATGGTCGCCAAGTATCTGCTTGGATCGGGCTTGTGCCTAAACAGTTTTCTACTGGGGGCAAACAAGTCCTATTAGGCATAAGCAAAAGAGGCGATGGATATTTGAGAAGGTTGCTTGTTCATGGGGCTCGTGCTGTCCTTGGTCATCTGAAACAAAACTCTGAGACTTATACCCACCGTTGGTTAGCAGAACTGCTTAAACGCAAGCATAAAAATGTAGCTATAGTTGCACTGGCTAATCGAAATGCACGTATTGCATGGGCATTGCTTTCAAAGCAACAGGAGTATAATCCAAGTCTATTGTCTGCATAA
- a CDS encoding ATP-binding cassette domain-containing protein — MLKGDQEHIKNDAIESDLIDDNEDIFSDVEHLQVLAYQDSFDIIAWFLSYFDFYQEVNKLPNIPDDTRLSIEQFKELSELNHLSMETSEFIKEGTVKDLQGSIPLLLIGKDSVLYVILEQTIAHWRVFDPHNRTEKYLSSEDLIKLKLLEQFHVSFKKPQEEEIVLKKGFLNNWIVKEVFKYKGIYRDALLASVIINLIALFIPLYTMSVYDKVVPNLAFDTLWVLTTVVMIGLLFDWILKSSRAMLTDKVGQHIDIVLSTRILTKILNSKSENSPNSIGSFAKQFQDFEGVRDFLNSMTITAIVDLPFTILFLLVIFIVGGPLVLAPAAVMLLMLFVTLSVQPKISKNIKELSKFKSERSGLSFEALQQMDTLKLNNGKQWILNRWESSVNQCADGSLKNNQVISKLNHTTQSLQQWLTIAVVVTGVYLISQGDLTMGGLIAVTMLSGRSVSGIMQITTLITRWQQAKEGMNSINDLLQLPAERPSADEIKIERRSFYGDLKFHNVSFQYPGSDSVAIKNINLTIQPGERIAILGGNGAGKTTFLKLLQSIYLPTQGRLLYDNLEAKYWDVDLLRKHIATCDQHPHLLKESIYKNITINTDGSVLAHHLAHALKQSGLDIILEKIEGGLEKKIGEGNVGLSGGQVQSVALARAFYKRANLLILDEPTSMMDKNTELRVFTTLKAIPKTTTIIISTHNIALLSVVDRVIVLDQGSIKYDGSADNLRKKDA; from the coding sequence ATGTTAAAAGGTGATCAGGAACACATTAAAAATGACGCTATTGAAAGCGATCTAATAGATGATAATGAAGATATTTTCTCTGATGTAGAGCACTTACAAGTGCTCGCCTACCAAGACTCTTTTGACATTATTGCTTGGTTTCTTTCATATTTTGATTTTTATCAAGAAGTAAATAAACTACCTAATATACCTGATGATACCCGACTTTCTATTGAACAATTTAAAGAGTTAAGTGAACTAAACCACTTATCAATGGAAACCAGTGAATTTATTAAAGAAGGAACAGTAAAAGATTTACAGGGCTCGATTCCTCTTTTGTTAATAGGAAAAGATAGTGTTCTTTACGTCATTCTAGAACAAACAATTGCTCACTGGCGTGTATTTGACCCTCATAATCGAACAGAAAAATATTTATCTTCAGAGGACTTAATTAAGCTTAAATTGCTTGAACAGTTCCATGTTAGCTTCAAAAAACCACAAGAAGAAGAAATTGTTCTTAAAAAAGGTTTTTTAAATAACTGGATTGTCAAAGAAGTCTTCAAATATAAGGGTATTTACCGCGATGCCTTACTTGCCTCCGTTATTATTAACCTTATTGCACTCTTTATTCCATTATATACAATGAGTGTTTATGACAAAGTTGTCCCAAATTTAGCATTTGATACTCTCTGGGTCTTAACAACTGTAGTGATGATTGGCCTACTATTTGATTGGATTTTGAAATCGTCACGAGCCATGTTGACAGATAAAGTTGGACAACACATAGATATTGTCCTTTCAACACGTATCCTCACAAAAATTTTAAACTCGAAAAGTGAAAACTCCCCTAATTCAATCGGAAGTTTTGCAAAACAATTTCAAGACTTTGAAGGGGTTAGGGACTTCTTAAATTCAATGACAATTACCGCTATTGTTGATTTACCTTTTACGATTCTATTTTTATTAGTTATATTTATTGTTGGGGGACCTCTCGTTCTTGCCCCTGCTGCCGTTATGCTATTAATGTTATTTGTTACTCTTTCAGTCCAACCTAAAATATCTAAAAATATTAAAGAATTATCAAAATTCAAATCAGAACGCTCAGGATTATCATTTGAAGCGTTACAACAAATGGATACGTTGAAACTAAATAACGGTAAGCAATGGATTTTAAATCGCTGGGAATCATCAGTGAACCAATGTGCCGATGGTTCGCTTAAAAATAACCAAGTTATTAGCAAACTTAATCATACAACACAAAGTTTACAGCAATGGTTAACAATCGCGGTTGTTGTAACAGGTGTTTACTTAATTTCGCAAGGTGATTTAACAATGGGAGGCTTGATTGCCGTCACCATGTTAAGTGGACGATCAGTTAGTGGAATTATGCAAATTACGACCCTGATCACCCGATGGCAGCAAGCAAAAGAAGGAATGAATTCAATCAATGATCTACTTCAATTACCAGCTGAACGCCCATCTGCTGATGAGATAAAAATAGAAAGAAGAAGTTTTTACGGTGACCTTAAATTTCATAATGTTTCATTTCAATATCCAGGAAGCGATTCTGTTGCAATAAAAAATATCAATTTAACTATCCAACCTGGTGAGCGCATTGCAATCTTAGGTGGAAATGGAGCAGGTAAAACAACGTTTTTAAAGTTACTACAATCTATCTATTTACCTACACAAGGACGTTTACTTTACGATAATCTAGAAGCAAAATACTGGGATGTAGATTTACTGAGGAAACACATAGCAACCTGTGACCAACACCCACACTTACTAAAAGAAAGCATCTACAAAAATATAACAATCAATACAGATGGAAGTGTGCTCGCACATCATTTAGCACACGCATTAAAACAGAGTGGCTTAGATATAATATTAGAAAAAATTGAAGGCGGATTAGAGAAAAAAATAGGCGAAGGCAATGTAGGTCTATCTGGTGGACAAGTACAAAGTGTTGCTCTTGCTAGGGCTTTCTATAAACGAGCTAACTTGCTTATTTTAGACGAGCCCACTTCAATGATGGATAAAAATACGGAATTGCGGGTTTTTACAACACTAAAAGCAATACCTAAAACGACAACCATAATTATTTCCACCCACAATATAGCCCTACTCTCAGTCGTTGACCGTGTAATTGTACTTGACCAAGGTAGTATAAAATATGATGGAAGTGCTGATAATCTACGTAAGAAGGATGCATAA